In a genomic window of Methylobacter sp. YRD-M1:
- a CDS encoding tetratricopeptide repeat protein codes for MPTKNRQMPVSDMAENSLEQQALSQVNAGKYKKAIELYTHLLQGADNSEWRRQLAYCYLQSALAFAAKGQYKKALATWENYSQYAQSPYEKYDHYIIWLIKTKDPARVQSCLAQLSAWQLDQEYPELAALLGLLIIAGHHQFQQVLPQDSDFIAHLASVQTALQAYQENNLSGMDEALKQLPYRSAFRDFRTLLKAVVTVSDQPAEAQGLLAKIPVHSPYAQASGLLLACTRKGSALAREMAKFNHQQRELIGKIAGLKQEQFELIGQLGKQKNGWSDQMKFDLALHYRSLCGSELAQRFCLAVLIGYPSGQQDFNSAFGPLDEFEQNRLMALACECEDNSYDAEYHWRQCMEVLAREGSGNALKIALILRHIAENQPNAEEKIQLLTESLEHDPDDQDSYLQILGYYSQFPDTADAFKQWLGKALARFPQDLDVLTLALQAAMRDKAHEEASQYAQTILAIDPLNTVAKQTLFSSHLAHARKLLQSREYPSVENEIQKAEGLKLGKSYVFQTQLMRGLLVFASQDKIQGLQHITEALSQLNTDPVNMHFQAAVEALLTGLPVATLLRELPPAKDHVLSAQELARLIERLKRYSQESGTQEQLLKALEKIKAALKKSLQQQDYAENLLLALCETLDGIKHFELLRHCSKLAQSRWQKPVWIYYGIYSETDGDPERCSFIDRLRLEDNREKARLEKDHRAAMLIGHYLDGYRQAHPVKAMRFLDNLFSPAEQSNAEDPFEKLFGHLSYETFHKLNKKLASLSKKTSPERLVQELNSANGDKVLQAIMKNPDLFTALMILKAADALGIAINVSVEDVLACFNVSKKSGFSLFNLGKSL; via the coding sequence ATGCCAACCAAAAACAGACAAATGCCGGTTTCCGACATGGCCGAGAATAGCCTTGAACAGCAGGCGCTGTCCCAGGTAAACGCCGGTAAATACAAAAAAGCGATTGAGCTGTACACACATTTATTGCAGGGTGCTGACAATAGCGAGTGGCGTCGGCAATTGGCTTATTGTTACCTGCAAAGCGCTTTGGCGTTTGCTGCAAAGGGGCAGTACAAAAAAGCGCTGGCGACGTGGGAAAACTATAGCCAATATGCTCAGTCGCCTTACGAGAAATATGATCACTACATTATCTGGCTGATTAAAACCAAAGATCCAGCCAGGGTCCAGTCATGCCTGGCGCAATTATCCGCCTGGCAACTGGATCAAGAATATCCCGAATTGGCCGCCTTGCTGGGCTTGCTGATTATTGCCGGTCACCATCAGTTTCAGCAGGTCTTGCCGCAAGACTCCGACTTTATAGCGCATTTAGCAAGCGTGCAGACGGCGTTGCAGGCCTATCAGGAAAACAATCTGAGCGGCATGGATGAAGCGCTAAAACAACTGCCCTACCGTTCGGCATTCCGGGATTTTCGCACACTGTTAAAAGCGGTGGTTACAGTATCCGACCAGCCTGCGGAAGCGCAAGGATTGCTAGCCAAAATCCCCGTCCACTCGCCCTATGCTCAAGCCTCTGGACTGCTGCTGGCCTGCACCCGAAAAGGCTCGGCGCTGGCCCGGGAGATGGCAAAGTTTAATCATCAGCAGCGTGAGCTTATCGGGAAAATAGCAGGACTGAAGCAAGAGCAGTTCGAGCTTATCGGGCAATTAGGCAAGCAGAAAAATGGCTGGTCCGACCAGATGAAATTTGATCTGGCTCTTCACTATCGATCGCTTTGCGGTTCGGAACTGGCGCAGCGATTTTGTCTTGCCGTGCTGATTGGGTATCCGTCCGGCCAACAGGACTTCAACAGCGCCTTCGGCCCGCTCGATGAATTCGAACAAAACCGGCTAATGGCGCTGGCCTGTGAGTGTGAAGACAACAGTTACGATGCCGAATATCATTGGCGGCAATGCATGGAAGTCCTGGCAAGGGAAGGCTCCGGCAATGCGTTGAAAATAGCGCTGATTTTGCGCCATATTGCGGAAAACCAGCCAAATGCAGAGGAAAAAATCCAGCTGCTGACTGAAAGCCTGGAGCATGATCCTGACGATCAGGACAGCTATCTGCAAATCCTTGGCTATTACAGTCAGTTCCCGGATACAGCCGACGCCTTCAAACAGTGGCTGGGCAAAGCTCTCGCCCGGTTCCCGCAGGACCTTGACGTGCTGACTCTGGCGCTTCAGGCGGCCATGCGCGATAAGGCTCATGAAGAAGCCAGTCAATACGCACAGACAATACTAGCCATTGATCCGCTTAATACGGTTGCCAAACAAACACTGTTTTCAAGCCATTTAGCGCACGCGCGCAAGCTGCTGCAAAGCAGGGAATATCCGTCGGTTGAAAATGAAATTCAGAAAGCGGAAGGCCTGAAATTGGGCAAAAGTTATGTCTTTCAGACTCAGCTCATGCGGGGGCTTTTGGTTTTTGCGAGCCAGGATAAAATACAGGGTCTGCAGCATATAACCGAGGCGTTGAGCCAGCTCAATACGGACCCGGTCAATATGCATTTTCAGGCTGCCGTGGAAGCGCTTTTAACGGGCCTGCCGGTTGCGACGCTTCTGCGGGAGCTGCCGCCCGCAAAGGATCATGTGCTATCGGCGCAGGAACTGGCCCGGTTGATCGAGCGGCTAAAGCGGTACAGCCAGGAATCCGGCACTCAGGAGCAACTGCTCAAGGCGCTGGAGAAAATCAAGGCCGCGCTGAAGAAATCGCTGCAACAACAGGACTACGCTGAAAACCTGCTGCTGGCGTTATGCGAGACGCTGGACGGCATCAAGCACTTCGAATTGTTGCGCCATTGCTCGAAACTGGCGCAGTCCAGATGGCAAAAGCCTGTCTGGATCTATTACGGGATTTATTCCGAGACCGACGGCGACCCCGAACGCTGTTCCTTTATTGACCGATTGCGCCTGGAGGACAATCGCGAAAAAGCCAGGCTGGAGAAGGATCATCGCGCCGCAATGCTGATCGGCCATTATCTTGATGGCTATCGCCAAGCGCATCCGGTGAAAGCGATGCGTTTTCTCGACAATCTGTTTTCCCCGGCTGAACAGAGTAATGCGGAAGATCCGTTTGAAAAGCTCTTCGGCCATTTGTCTTACGAGACATTCCACAAGCTCAATAAAAAGCTGGCATCCTTATCTAAGAAAACTTCACCGGAACGGCTTGTTCAAGAGCTGAACAGCGCGAATGGCGACAAAGTTCTGCAAGCTATCATGAAAAATCCTGATTTATTCACGGCGCTGATGATACTGAAAGCAGCAGATGCTTTGGGCATCGCTATCAATGTCAGCGTGGAGGATGTCCTGGCCTGCTTCAATGTAAGTAAAAAATCCGGCTTTTCTCTTTTTAACCTCGGCAAATCATTATGA
- a CDS encoding lysozyme inhibitor LprI family protein: MSRRRPLCHRSTVKRQTTAVEKTICANDTLARLDRKLGEIWKSFIDVSNDDAFKSRLRQDQVLWVKLRDKYQNDVDCISSAYQQRFAILGADKKLSVFAGQYEKKDIGIMTIYPTENKNYLIAIQTADPEQGAWTCEITGTATENGNQLLITVGSDHFTARLIDADTITIDPSTEAFKVAENNCGLNGGFFYTYHKIE; encoded by the coding sequence TTGTCCAGGCGGAGGCCACTGTGCCATCGTTCAACTGTAAAAAGGCAAACAACAGCGGTTGAAAAAACAATTTGCGCCAACGACACGCTAGCTCGGCTAGATCGCAAGTTGGGCGAAATATGGAAAAGTTTTATCGACGTGTCTAATGATGATGCCTTTAAATCCCGTTTACGCCAGGATCAGGTCCTATGGGTCAAATTGCGCGATAAATATCAAAACGATGTCGATTGTATTTCAAGCGCTTACCAACAACGTTTCGCCATACTGGGTGCAGATAAAAAACTATCTGTGTTTGCCGGTCAATATGAAAAAAAGGATATTGGCATAATGACAATTTATCCGACAGAAAATAAAAATTATTTAATAGCTATCCAGACCGCCGACCCAGAGCAAGGCGCTTGGACTTGCGAGATTACGGGCACAGCGACCGAAAACGGCAATCAATTACTGATAACTGTCGGCAGTGATCATTTTACAGCGCGATTAATAGACGCAGATACCATCACTATCGATCCGAGTACAGAAGCCTTTAAAGTAGCTGAAAATAACTGCGGCTTAAATGGTGGTTTTTTCTATACATACCACAAAATTGAATGA
- a CDS encoding PAAR domain-containing protein yields MPPAARISDMHTCPMVTGTVPHVGGPVAIGYPTVMIGYLPAARVGDTCVCVGPPDTIVQGSATVMIGNMPAARMGDMTAHGGVIVGGCPTVIIGG; encoded by the coding sequence CCGATATGCACACCTGCCCGATGGTCACTGGTACCGTCCCTCACGTCGGCGGCCCCGTGGCCATCGGCTATCCGACCGTGATGATCGGCTACCTGCCCGCCGCCCGCGTCGGCGATACCTGCGTCTGCGTGGGACCGCCCGATACGATCGTCCAGGGCTCGGCCACTGTCATGATCGGCAATATGCCCGCTGCGCGGATGGGCGATATGACCGCGCATGGCGGCGTGATCGTAGGAGGGTGTCCTACGGTGATCATTGGGGGATAG